One segment of Thermococcus sp. DNA contains the following:
- a CDS encoding HAD family hydrolase, with translation MRAVLFDIDGTILTEMPLIQLFLPRVYDELSKRLGITREEARNRFLDEIIGRKDTYDWHDWNFFFQMFNISLCYEELLKSYPHKLQVYPDVLPTLEWLKKKDYSLGVVTSGPSYQRLKLELTGLSKYFDVILTREDVKAIKPEPKIFLHALEKLGVKPGEALYVGDSLSQDVYGAKHLGMTAVWINRSGENGYHMADYEIRTLHELRKILEVME, from the coding sequence ATGAGGGCGGTTCTCTTTGACATTGATGGAACCATTCTCACGGAAATGCCACTCATCCAGCTCTTCCTCCCCCGGGTTTACGACGAACTATCCAAACGGCTCGGCATCACCAGGGAAGAGGCCAGAAACCGCTTTCTCGACGAGATAATCGGCAGGAAAGACACCTACGACTGGCACGACTGGAACTTCTTCTTCCAAATGTTCAACATAAGCCTGTGCTACGAGGAACTTCTCAAAAGCTATCCCCACAAGCTCCAAGTTTACCCGGACGTCCTTCCCACCCTCGAGTGGCTGAAGAAGAAGGACTATTCCCTCGGCGTAGTTACGAGCGGGCCTTCCTACCAGAGGCTTAAGCTCGAGCTGACGGGCCTTTCCAAGTACTTTGACGTAATCTTAACACGGGAAGACGTCAAAGCGATTAAGCCTGAGCCAAAGATTTTTCTCCACGCCCTCGAAAAGCTCGGCGTCAAGCCGGGTGAGGCCCTCTATGTCGGCGACTCCCTGAGTCAGGACGTTTACGGTGCGAAGCACCTGGGCATGACGGCTGTCTGGATTAACAGGAGCGGTGAAAACGGCTACCACATGGCTGATTACGAGATTAGAACCCTTCACGAGCTTAGGAAAATACTGGAGGTGATGGAATGA
- a CDS encoding helix-turn-helix domain-containing protein, which translates to MRLNEKHVEEILALRNKGSTVREIAERFGISERRVYQVLKNPHIHKPGRHEKTLDREVEMRIINLRENGKCISEITENLRARGINVSYYAVWKTVRRWEMNRLAKSLFGTKRDYENLIGVFIGRIKLKDGAVKFFVVENLISGRVLEHGFDAKLRNIVARVEKHAQPGVLFVLQRSPPLVPTRGKNALINLLEERNIDYVWITRKQVKSIFNPRKRFNCPTHLTREEFIRWFEREGVDALENLCKRLSARIKEMNGHGCD; encoded by the coding sequence GTGAGGCTCAACGAAAAGCATGTTGAGGAGATACTTGCACTCCGCAACAAGGGTTCTACAGTCAGGGAAATAGCTGAGAGGTTTGGGATAAGCGAGAGAAGGGTCTATCAGGTGCTCAAAAATCCCCACATACATAAGCCCGGCCGACACGAGAAAACACTGGATAGAGAAGTTGAGATGAGGATAATTAACCTCAGGGAGAATGGAAAGTGCATCTCCGAAATTACAGAGAACCTAAGGGCCAGGGGAATCAACGTTTCCTACTACGCTGTATGGAAAACCGTGAGGCGCTGGGAGATGAACAGGCTGGCAAAATCACTTTTCGGAACCAAAAGGGATTATGAGAATTTGATAGGGGTTTTCATCGGAAGAATTAAGCTGAAGGACGGGGCAGTAAAGTTTTTCGTTGTGGAGAACCTGATTTCGGGGAGGGTTCTTGAACACGGCTTCGACGCAAAACTGAGAAATATAGTTGCTAGGGTTGAAAAGCACGCACAACCCGGTGTTCTCTTTGTACTCCAGAGAAGTCCTCCACTCGTCCCAACGCGGGGAAAGAACGCTCTAATAAATCTGCTGGAGGAGAGAAACATTGACTACGTCTGGATAACGCGGAAGCAGGTGAAGAGTATCTTCAACCCCAGAAAGAGGTTTAACTGTCCAACCCACCTCACTAGGGAAGAGTTTATAAGGTGGTTTGAGAGGGAAGGTGTGGATGCACTTGAGAATCTGTGCAAACGGCTCTCGGCAAGGATTAAGGAGATGAACGGGCATGGGTGTGATTGA
- a CDS encoding glutamate cyclase domain-containing protein, with protein sequence MIAHLINTDVGKRGVLELYLEYRKRNFNFLHNSTKLFLDNYGKVLIVTGFPIPPVNVPETDGPPGALAIYRTVTSLGGEAYILTQKEVVKAMMPFQRALSLRFVKEPDVSSYDLVIFIETPGRAVDGNHYSMSGLQVRGETFDWVAEKAGEHGVPTIGIGDGGNEIGMGKIRDLVIRHVPLGEKIASVVETDELILSAVSNWGAYGLIAEASIELGRNLLYGWEEAFVVRLLVENGLIDGVRGKREVSVDGISIDVHRKIIETLELLVVETLNSKLLSAPHD encoded by the coding sequence ATGATAGCCCACCTCATCAACACGGACGTGGGGAAGAGGGGCGTGCTTGAACTCTACCTCGAGTACAGGAAAAGAAACTTTAATTTTTTACATAATTCTACAAAACTGTTTTTGGACAATTATGGAAAAGTGCTAATCGTCACTGGCTTCCCTATTCCTCCCGTGAACGTTCCTGAGACGGACGGCCCTCCGGGAGCTTTGGCAATCTACCGCACTGTTACCTCGCTCGGCGGAGAAGCCTACATCCTGACACAGAAGGAAGTCGTTAAAGCGATGATGCCCTTTCAGAGGGCTCTCTCCTTGAGGTTCGTCAAAGAGCCTGACGTCTCTTCCTACGACCTGGTTATCTTCATTGAAACGCCCGGAAGAGCCGTGGATGGCAACCACTACTCCATGTCAGGACTCCAGGTAAGGGGCGAGACCTTTGACTGGGTGGCGGAGAAGGCCGGGGAGCACGGGGTTCCCACGATTGGAATCGGTGACGGGGGCAATGAAATTGGAATGGGGAAAATCAGGGATTTAGTCATCAGGCACGTTCCCCTGGGAGAAAAGATAGCGAGCGTTGTTGAGACAGATGAATTAATCCTGTCGGCTGTTTCAAACTGGGGTGCCTATGGTCTGATTGCGGAAGCTTCGATTGAACTCGGCCGGAACTTGCTCTATGGCTGGGAGGAGGCCTTTGTGGTTAGACTGCTCGTCGAGAACGGTCTCATAGATGGTGTGAGGGGTAAAAGGGAGGTGAGTGTGGACGGGATTTCAATCGACGTTCACAGAAAAATAATTGAAACCCTGGAGTTACTTGTGGTGGAGACCTTAAATTCCAAGCTCCTTTCTGCTCCTCATGATTAG
- the hxlAB gene encoding bifunctional 3-hexulose-6-phosphate synthase/6-phospho-3-hexuloisomerase produces MILQVALDLTDIDQALSIAEKAAHGGAHWLEVGTPLIKKEGMRAVELMKRRFPDRKIVADLKTMDTGALEVEMAARHGADVVSILGVADDKTIQDAIEVARRYGIRIMVDLIGVKDKVKRAKELERMGVHYILVHTGIDEQVQGKTPLEDLENVVKTVRVPVAVAGGLNLETIPKVIELGATVIIVGGAITKAKDPGEITRKIIDLFWGEYMMTIRKAMHDIADHVKGVADSLKIEQARGFVDAMIGANKIFVYGAGRSGLVGKAFAMRLMHLDFNVYVVGETITPAFEQGDLLIAISGSGETTSIVDAAKIAKKESGKVVAITSYANSTLGKLADVVVEIPGRAKTDIPTDYIARQMLTKYKWIAPMGTLFEDSTMIFLDGIIALLMATFQKTEKDMKKKHATLE; encoded by the coding sequence ATGATACTTCAGGTTGCTCTTGACTTAACGGACATTGACCAGGCTCTTTCTATAGCTGAAAAAGCAGCCCACGGCGGCGCTCACTGGCTGGAAGTCGGCACACCACTCATAAAAAAAGAAGGAATGCGTGCGGTTGAGCTTATGAAACGCCGCTTCCCCGACAGAAAAATAGTGGCAGACCTCAAAACCATGGACACGGGCGCCCTTGAGGTTGAGATGGCCGCAAGGCACGGGGCAGACGTTGTATCCATCCTCGGAGTTGCGGACGACAAAACCATCCAGGACGCCATCGAAGTGGCCAGAAGATATGGAATCAGAATAATGGTCGACCTCATAGGGGTCAAGGACAAGGTCAAACGGGCTAAAGAACTTGAGAGGATGGGTGTCCACTACATCCTCGTCCACACAGGCATAGACGAACAGGTTCAGGGGAAGACCCCCCTTGAAGACCTGGAAAACGTTGTTAAAACCGTCCGCGTCCCGGTAGCAGTCGCGGGCGGGTTGAACCTGGAGACGATCCCCAAAGTAATCGAGCTGGGCGCCACAGTGATAATCGTTGGAGGAGCAATAACCAAGGCCAAAGACCCGGGCGAAATAACGAGAAAGATAATAGACCTGTTCTGGGGCGAGTACATGATGACCATACGCAAGGCAATGCACGACATCGCCGATCATGTAAAAGGCGTGGCCGACAGCCTGAAGATTGAGCAGGCAAGAGGATTCGTGGACGCAATGATAGGAGCCAACAAGATCTTCGTGTACGGCGCCGGGAGAAGCGGTCTGGTTGGTAAAGCCTTCGCAATGAGGCTTATGCACCTTGACTTCAACGTCTATGTCGTTGGCGAGACGATAACGCCGGCCTTCGAGCAGGGTGACCTGCTTATAGCGATAAGCGGTTCTGGAGAAACAACCAGCATAGTCGACGCCGCGAAGATAGCCAAGAAGGAAAGCGGAAAGGTTGTTGCCATAACCTCCTACGCCAACTCGACCCTTGGGAAGCTTGCCGATGTGGTCGTTGAGATACCGGGAAGGGCCAAGACAGACATACCCACAGACTACATAGCCCGGCAGATGCTCACCAAGTACAAGTGGATTGCCCCGATGGGAACCCTCTTCGAGGACTCCACGATGATCTTCCTCGATGGAATAATAGCGCTCCTCATGGCGACGTTCCAGAAGACCGAAAAGGATATGAAGAAGAAGCACGCGACCCTTGAATGA